The following coding sequences are from one Aliarcobacter skirrowii CCUG 10374 window:
- a CDS encoding Eco57I restriction-modification methylase domain-containing protein, translating into MFQKTVLKSINQDESLIALRWASFQKFLAKVEYIKTVKEEKYQDGFLVDIFENCLGYTLDMTNPKSFNLEREKKNETDGKKADGVIYVDEKVVGVIELKGQDTKNLDKIETQAFNYHASHSNSKYIIISNFDELRFYVDKKTAYEKFNLFTLNYEEFKKLHLLISYESIKDDIPLKLKEKSNSFEQNISKQLYKDFSNFRTLLFENIVKNNPTIDKQTLLRLTQKLCDRVVFMLFAEDRRLININTINEIIEKHNQDIHGFSLYHYFKIYFDAINKGNDKLNIPHYNGGLFAEDKTLDDLIIDDAVLKSHLPILSNYDFASEISVNILGHIFEQSLTDLEELQANIDNVNFDKTKSKRKKDGVFYTPEYITRYIVENTLGKMCSEKRKELLIGNGILIPSNPKKLTKQEQQTKDNLQEYKNWLLNLKILDPACGSGAFLNQALEYLINEHKNLQNDLALMGDLFASYMVEEEILEHNLYGVDINEDAVEIAKLSLWLRTAKRGRALTKLADKIVCANSLLNMPFSENSFDVVIGNPPYVNARNMDKEQRLQISIKYPLLSGAYDLYLPFLLQGFDLIKDNGLYGWIIPNKLLISEYSKVSLDYLKSNSLHTIINISKLPIFQNVGVYPIITIGEKVINNNETRQYEISNIEDLENLQQFRKTENIFKRYRTIKDFDILLNSGTTGFEAQKIIPLINEDKKGVKFIVSGTVDPYIILEQNVPYMKNVYKNPYIKFDEDIIAKSKFDFWNKPKIIIAGMTKRIEAVYIENPTALGVGIYGIYDFKNFNPKFLLSLLNSKFLTYYLNIEFKDKHLAGGYLAINKSTIEELPIVYTYEQEPFIQKADLMLELNKKLQELKQNFINELNLEKVPTKLQKFEELDFDDFVKEYAKAKKLKFADKLEERNFKNEWQRLFENDKKEVLEIQNQINITDKEIDQMVYKLYDLTPDEIKIVEGI; encoded by the coding sequence ATGTTTCAAAAAACAGTTTTAAAAAGTATTAATCAAGATGAGAGTTTAATTGCTCTTCGTTGGGCTTCATTTCAAAAGTTTTTAGCAAAAGTTGAATATATAAAAACAGTAAAAGAGGAGAAGTATCAAGATGGTTTTTTGGTAGATATTTTTGAAAACTGCTTAGGCTATACTCTTGATATGACAAATCCAAAATCTTTTAATCTTGAGAGAGAAAAGAAAAACGAAACAGATGGCAAAAAAGCAGATGGAGTGATTTATGTAGATGAAAAAGTTGTAGGAGTAATTGAGTTAAAAGGACAAGATACAAAAAATCTTGACAAAATAGAGACTCAAGCATTTAACTATCACGCTTCGCACTCAAACTCAAAATATATAATAATCTCAAACTTTGATGAGCTAAGATTTTATGTAGATAAAAAGACAGCTTATGAGAAGTTTAATCTTTTTACTCTAAATTATGAAGAGTTTAAAAAGCTTCATCTTTTAATCTCTTATGAGAGTATAAAAGATGATATTCCTTTAAAACTAAAAGAGAAATCAAACAGCTTTGAGCAAAATATCTCAAAACAGTTGTATAAAGATTTTTCAAACTTTAGAACACTTCTTTTTGAAAATATTGTAAAAAATAATCCAACTATTGATAAACAAACACTTCTAAGACTCACTCAAAAACTTTGCGATAGAGTTGTTTTTATGCTATTTGCAGAGGATAGAAGACTTATAAATATAAATACGATAAATGAGATTATAGAAAAACACAATCAAGATATACATGGTTTTAGTCTATATCACTATTTTAAAATATATTTTGATGCAATAAATAAAGGAAATGATAAATTAAATATTCCACACTACAACGGTGGACTCTTTGCAGAGGATAAAACTCTTGATGATTTGATTATTGATGATGCTGTTTTAAAATCTCATCTTCCTATTTTATCTAACTACGATTTTGCAAGTGAAATATCTGTAAATATTTTGGGACATATTTTTGAGCAGAGTCTTACAGACCTTGAAGAGCTTCAAGCAAATATAGATAATGTAAACTTTGATAAAACAAAATCAAAAAGAAAAAAAGATGGTGTATTTTATACACCTGAATATATCACAAGATATATTGTAGAAAATACTTTAGGAAAAATGTGTAGTGAGAAAAGAAAAGAACTCTTAATCGGAAATGGGATTTTAATCCCATCAAACCCAAAAAAACTAACAAAACAAGAGCAACAAACAAAAGATAACTTGCAAGAGTATAAAAACTGGCTTCTAAATCTAAAAATCCTAGACCCAGCTTGTGGAAGTGGAGCTTTTTTAAATCAAGCTTTGGAATATTTGATAAATGAACACAAAAATCTACAAAATGACTTAGCTTTGATGGGCGATTTGTTTGCTTCATATATGGTAGAAGAGGAGATTTTGGAACACAATCTTTATGGTGTGGATATAAATGAAGATGCCGTGGAGATAGCAAAGCTAAGTTTGTGGCTACGAACTGCAAAAAGAGGAAGAGCACTTACAAAACTAGCAGACAAGATAGTTTGTGCAAACTCACTTTTAAATATGCCATTTAGTGAAAATAGTTTTGATGTGGTTATTGGAAATCCGCCTTATGTAAATGCAAGAAATATGGACAAAGAACAAAGATTACAAATTTCTATTAAATATCCTTTGTTAAGTGGTGCTTATGATTTATATTTACCATTTCTTTTACAAGGATTTGATTTAATAAAGGATAATGGATTATATGGATGGATAATTCCAAATAAGCTTTTAATATCAGAATATTCAAAAGTTTCACTTGACTATTTAAAATCAAATTCTTTACATACAATTATAAATATTTCAAAATTGCCTATATTTCAGAATGTAGGTGTATATCCTATAATTACTATTGGTGAAAAAGTTATAAATAATAATGAAACAAGACAATATGAAATTTCTAATATTGAAGATTTAGAAAATTTACAGCAATTTAGAAAAACAGAAAATATATTTAAAAGATATAGAACTATTAAAGATTTTGATATTTTATTAAATTCAGGAACTACTGGATTTGAAGCTCAAAAAATAATTCCATTGATTAATGAAGATAAAAAAGGAGTGAAATTTATTGTTAGTGGAACGGTTGACCCATATATAATTTTAGAACAAAATGTTCCATATATGAAAAATGTGTATAAAAATCCTTATATAAAATTTGATGAAGATATAATTGCTAAATCTAAATTTGATTTTTGGAATAAACCAAAAATTATTATTGCTGGAATGACTAAAAGGATTGAAGCAGTTTATATTGAGAATCCAACTGCCTTAGGAGTTGGAATATATGGTATATATGATTTTAAAAATTTTAACCCAAAATTTTTACTTTCTTTATTAAATTCTAAGTTTTTGACTTATTATCTAAATATAGAATTTAAAGATAAACATTTAGCAGGAGGTTATTTAGCAATTAATAAATCAACTATTGAAGAATTACCAATTGTTTATACCTATGAACAAGAACCATTTATTCAAAAAGCTGATTTAATGCTTGAATTAAATAAAAAACTACAAGAGCTAAAACAAAATTTTATAAACGAACTAAATCTTGAAAAAGTCCCTACAAAGCTACAAAAATTTGAAGAGTTAGATTTTGATGATTTTGTAAAAGAGTATGCAAAAGCAAAAAAATTAAAATTTGCTGATAAATTAGAAGAGAGAAATTTTAAAAACGAGTGGCAAAGACTTTTTGAAAATGATAAAAAAGAAGTCCTAGAAATCCAAAATCAAATCAATATTACAGATAAAGAAATCGACCAAATGGTTTATAAACTTTACGATTTAACTCCTGATGAGATTAAAATTGTGGAGGGAATTTGA
- the rhuM gene encoding RhuM family protein, with protein sequence MQDLSNLVVYNDGELELKVSVDSETIWLTQLQMSQLFDTSTDNVGLHLKNIYLEKELDENSTTEFFSVVRKEGNRLVKRELKHYNLDVIICVGYRVSSLRATKFRQWATSVLKNYIQNGYVINGEKITNDRFVSLENDVNILKSQMNKINSKIKENSLEFNQNIFFDGQIYDSYSFVNDLIKVAKSEIVLIDNYIDDTVFTLFSKYPNINFTIYTSTISKQLKLDFEKYSKQYKNISLKTFKSSHDRFLIIDKKEIYHLGASLKDLGKKWFAFSKMSLNSLNLDDILGKLEV encoded by the coding sequence ATGCAAGATTTATCAAATTTAGTGGTTTACAATGATGGAGAACTAGAACTTAAAGTTTCGGTTGATAGTGAAACAATTTGGCTAACACAATTACAAATGTCTCAGTTATTTGATACAAGTACAGATAATGTTGGTTTGCACTTAAAGAATATATATTTAGAAAAAGAGCTAGATGAGAATTCAACTACCGAGTTTTTCTCGGTAGTTCGAAAAGAAGGAAATAGATTAGTAAAAAGAGAACTTAAGCATTATAATTTGGATGTAATTATTTGTGTTGGTTATAGAGTAAGCTCTTTAAGAGCTACAAAATTCAGACAATGGGCAACATCTGTGTTAAAAAACTATATTCAAAATGGATATGTTATAAATGGTGAAAAAATTACAAATGATAGATTTGTATCTTTAGAAAATGATGTAAATATTTTAAAATCTCAAATGAATAAAATTAATTCTAAAATAAAAGAAAATAGCTTGGAATTTAATCAAAACATATTTTTTGATGGGCAAATTTACGATTCTTACAGTTTTGTAAATGATTTGATAAAAGTAGCAAAGAGTGAAATCGTTTTGATAGATAACTATATAGATGATACAGTTTTTACTTTGTTTAGTAAGTATCCAAATATAAATTTTACAATTTACACTTCAACAATTTCAAAACAGCTAAAACTAGATTTCGAAAAATATTCAAAACAATACAAAAATATATCTCTAAAAACTTTTAAATCTAGCCACGATAGATTTTTGATTATTGATAAAAAAGAGATTTATCATTTGGGAGCAAGCTTAAAAGATTTGGGTAAAAAATGGTTTGCATTTTCAAAGATGAGTTTGAACTCTTTAAATTTAGATGACATTTTAGGTAAGCTAGAAGTGTGA